Proteins encoded together in one Telopea speciosissima isolate NSW1024214 ecotype Mountain lineage chromosome 4, Tspe_v1, whole genome shotgun sequence window:
- the LOC122659505 gene encoding cytokinin riboside 5'-monophosphate phosphoribohydrolase LOG7-like isoform X2, with translation MENDNHHHQQQQQQHRQALMSSSSRFKRVCVFCGSSSGKKPSYQVAAIQLGNELVERNIDLVYGGGSVGLMGLVSQAVHNGGRHVLGVIPKTLMPKEITGETVGEVRAVSGMHQRKAEMARQADAFIALPGGYGTLEELLEVITWAQLGIHDKPVGLLNVDGYYNSLLSFIDKAVEEGFITPAARHIIVSAQTVHDLMSKLE, from the exons atggaaaacgataaccaccaccaccaacaacaacaacaacaacaccgcCAGGCTTTGATGAGTTCCAGCTCGAGGTTCAAACGTGTTTGTGTTTTCTGCGGAAGCAGCTCAGGCAAGAAACCCAGTTATCAGGTCGCAGCAATACAGCTTGGGAATGAACTG GTTGAAAGGAACATCGACTTGGTTTATGGTGGAGGTAGCGTAGGTCTGATGGGTCTCGTCTCCCAAGCAGTTCACAATGGTGGTCGCCACGTGTTAGG GGTAATCCCTAAGACCCTTATGCCTAAAGAG ATAACTGGAGAAACTGTTGGGGAAGTGAGAGCTGTATCAGGTATGCACCAGAGAAAAGCCGAAATGGCTCGCCAGGCTGACGCTTTTATTGCCTTGCCAG GTGGATATGGGACACTAGAAGAACTTCTAGAAGTGATCACTTGGGCTCAGTTGGGAATCCATGATAAGCCG GTGGGGTTGTTGAACGTCGACGGTTATTACAATTCGCTCTTATCTTTCATAGACAAAGCAGTGGAAGAAGGCTTCATTACACCGGCAGCCCGTCACATTATTGTTTCTGCCCAAACGGTCCATGACCTTATGTCCAAGCTTGAG TGA
- the LOC122659505 gene encoding cytokinin riboside 5'-monophosphate phosphoribohydrolase LOG1-like isoform X1, with the protein MENDNHHHQQQQQQHRQALMSSSSRFKRVCVFCGSSSGKKPSYQVAAIQLGNELVERNIDLVYGGGSVGLMGLVSQAVHNGGRHVLGVIPKTLMPKEITGETVGEVRAVSGMHQRKAEMARQADAFIALPGGYGTLEELLEVITWAQLGIHDKPVGLLNVDGYYNSLLSFIDKAVEEGFITPAARHIIVSAQTVHDLMSKLEEYIPKHNGVASKLSWEMEQQLGYSTKSDIAR; encoded by the exons atggaaaacgataaccaccaccaccaacaacaacaacaacaacaccgcCAGGCTTTGATGAGTTCCAGCTCGAGGTTCAAACGTGTTTGTGTTTTCTGCGGAAGCAGCTCAGGCAAGAAACCCAGTTATCAGGTCGCAGCAATACAGCTTGGGAATGAACTG GTTGAAAGGAACATCGACTTGGTTTATGGTGGAGGTAGCGTAGGTCTGATGGGTCTCGTCTCCCAAGCAGTTCACAATGGTGGTCGCCACGTGTTAGG GGTAATCCCTAAGACCCTTATGCCTAAAGAG ATAACTGGAGAAACTGTTGGGGAAGTGAGAGCTGTATCAGGTATGCACCAGAGAAAAGCCGAAATGGCTCGCCAGGCTGACGCTTTTATTGCCTTGCCAG GTGGATATGGGACACTAGAAGAACTTCTAGAAGTGATCACTTGGGCTCAGTTGGGAATCCATGATAAGCCG GTGGGGTTGTTGAACGTCGACGGTTATTACAATTCGCTCTTATCTTTCATAGACAAAGCAGTGGAAGAAGGCTTCATTACACCGGCAGCCCGTCACATTATTGTTTCTGCCCAAACGGTCCATGACCTTATGTCCAAGCTTGAG GAATACATACCCAAGCACAATGGAGTCGCATCTAAGCTGAGTTGGGAGATGGAGCAACAGTTAGGATACTCAACGAAGTCAGACATCGCCCGTTGA